From the genome of Leguminivora glycinivorella isolate SPB_JAAS2020 chromosome 26, LegGlyc_1.1, whole genome shotgun sequence, one region includes:
- the LOC125240078 gene encoding uncharacterized protein LOC125240078, producing MTNGDKSVGTEVDTVMIARDYQRLGLRAEYGNHAITGIGELVSKPGGTLSCTITPSVGKADTSLSFQAYLLPKICPEMPPDLVDLSSWQHIRGLELADPYWHIPGPVDLLLNVNIFASSLRPGLIHGAPGQATAVNTVFGWILMGDAGDCTTDICRSRFRNNSCQLVVGKLSLDDSIKRFWELEDVNSPNTVILSKEDQLCEEYFLANFRRTEEGRFVVPLPFADTSNKPIFSGSRAIALKRFLSLERKLLSNSDFYQNYVAFMKDYKSCRHLEECDPPKVDLGGFFYIPHHGVLRPSSTSTPLRVVFDASAKDSRGVSLNDALLPGQKLQNNIFHLLLRFRWHSVVFTADVKQMYRQILVSPEDAEYQRILWRPSVNEPIRDYRLLTATYGVSSAPYQALRTIAQLAKESGEEYPSGSAVLDRDIYVDDVVSGAQSVEEARKLRSELSTILASGGFHLRKWTSNHQEFFEGVPSSDLYSEDFREFNSIGDISLKILGLSWLPQTDDFTFKVSVEDRRCTKRTILSEIARIFDPLGLLSPVTFFAKYLMQLLWVSGVSWDDDAPENLASEWQEFKAQLPSLKSVSVPRRMVKDFVSLEVHGFCDASERGYCAVVYLRTSGEDGTRYVHLVCSKSRVAPLRKLSIPRLELLAAVLLADLIASVAEALTPLHKICEICAWSDSSVALTWIKSCPSRWQTFVANRVSHIQDIIPPDCWRHVRTGDNPADCGSRGLLPDDLVHHNNWWQGPSWLGLDKVDWPKSTVAVDLDVLHEERKVTVLTVSVKESWTDNLMNKFSSLRTLQRVLAYCRRFAYNARNQKMPNNLLSGPLTPLELKQALMFLVCHVQKHHFALGIEKVTSSLSNSLPKAFKKLCPFLDDAGLLRVGGRLSRASLEFDVKHPLLLPRDNRLTYLLIDEYHRRFMHPGIQTLHNLLAQHFWIMSPKRAIYAVVSKCMKCFRVRPLGAPAPFMGDLPAYRITQLKAFSSSAVDFGGPFDIALGRGRGNKTYKGYICVFVCTATKAIHTELATELSSDAFLAALRRFVARRGRCSRLVSDQGKNFVGASNILQRLVEDAAAREAIHFEFNPPGSPHFSGLAEAGIKAVKTHLSRVIGNQRLTYEEFSTVLTQVEALLNSRPLTPLSSDPNDFSALTPGHFLTTEPLSVVPEDDLADVRVGPLQRWKLLQKMHQDFWSKWSKEYMHTLQQRMKWHDKESNIQVGALVLVINEQTSPMKWPLGRIVETHPGSDGICRVVSVRTATGLYKRPVVKLCPMPV from the exons ATGACGAATGGCGATAAGTCTGTCGGAACAGAGGTTGACACGGTGATGATTGCTCGTGACTATCAG AGACTTGGTCTCCGGGCAGAATATGGGAACCATGCCATCACTGGTATCGGTGAACTCGTGTCGAAGCCTGGTGGCACATTGTCATGTACCATCACACCGAGCGTTGGGAAGGCTGATACTAGCCTCTCGTTTCAGGCTTATTTGCTGCCTAAAATTTGTCCTGAGATGCCGCCTGATCTTGTCGACCTGTCATCATGGCAACATATTAGGGGCTTAGAATTAGCTGACCCCTACTGGCACATTCCAGGACCTGTTGATCTATTGTTGAATGTCAATATTTTCGCTTCTTCGTTGCGCCCAGGTTTAATCCATGGGGCCCCGGGCCAGGCGACTGCCGTCAACACCGTTTTCGGGTGGATTCTGATGGGAGACGCAGGCGACTGTACTACGGACATTTGTCGTTCTCGGTTCCGTAACAACAGTTGTCAGCTGGTAGTGGGCAAGTTATCGCTTGACGACTCCATTAAGAGGTTCTGGGAGTTGGAAGATGTCAACTCTCCGAACACCGTCATTTTATCGAAGGAAGATCAGCTGTGCGAGGAATACTTTCTCGCTAATTTTCGTCGCACAGAAGAAGGTAGATTTGTCGTTCCTTTACCTTTTGCTGATACTTCTAATAAACCTATCTTCTCGGGCTCTCGAGCCATCGCTCTTAAGAGATTCTTGTCGTTGGAGCGGAAGTTATTAAGTAACTCCGACTTCTACCAGAACTATGTAGCCTTCATGAAGGACTACAAAAGCTGTCGCCACCTTGAGGAATGTGATCCTCCAAAGGTGGATTTGGGGGGGTTCTTTTACATACCCCACCATGGAGTGTTGAGGCCCTCGTCGACCAGCACTCCTCTTCGGGTAGTCTTCGACGCTAGTGCCAAGGACAGCCGGGGTGTCTCACTAAATGACGCGCTACTGCCAGGGCAGAAGCTGCAAAACAACATCTTCCACTTGCTCCTTCGTTTTCGGTGGCATAGTGTTGTGTTCACAGCAGATGTCAAGCAAATGTATAGGCAGATCTTAGTATCCCCGGAAGATGCTGAATATCAGCGCATCCTGTGGCGTCCGTCTGTCAATGAGCCTATCCGGGACTATCGGCTGTTGACCGCTACTTACGGCGTGTCCTCAGCTCCCTACCAAGCTCTTCGGACAATAGCTCAACTGGCGAAAGAATCAGGAGAAGAATACCCTTCTGGCTCAGCAGTGCTAGACCGAGACATCTATGTCGACGACGTGGTGTCTGGAGCTCAGTCTGTCGAAGAAGCACGGAAGCTTCGATCGGAGCTGTCTACCATCTTAGCTTCTGGTGGCTTCCATCTACGGAAATGGACGTCCAACCACCAGGAGTTCTTCGAGGGTGTCCCCTCCTCAGACCTATATTCCGAGGACTTTCGGGAGTTCAACTCCATTGGGGACATCTCACTAAAAATTCTCGGCCTCTCGTGGTTACCCCAGACGGATGACTTCACCTTCAAAGTGTCTGTCGAGGATCGACGGTGCACTAAACGCACTATCCTCTCAGAGATCGCTCGAATCTTCGACCCTCTGGGCCTCCTCTCACCTGTGACGTTCTTCGCGAAGTACCTCATGCAGTTGCTCTGGGTCTCAGGTGTTTCATGGGATGATGATGCGCCAGAGAACCTTGCATCCGAATGGCAAGAATTCAAAGCGCAGCTTCCTTCGTTGAAATCGGTGTCTGTCCCGCGCCGTATGGTCAAGGATTTCGTCTCGCTCGAAGTCCACGGTTTCTGCGACGCCTCAGAGCGAGGGTATTGCGCGGTGGTCTATTTACGGACGTCAGGTGAGGATGGAACGCGATATGTTCATCTGGTCTGCAGCAAATCAAGAGTGGCACCTCTTCGTAAGCTGTCGATACCCCGTCTAGAGTTGCTGGCTGCGGTTCTACTTGCTGACTTGATAGCATCTGTTGCAGAGGCTCTGACGCCCCTCCACAAGATTTGTGAAATTTGTGCGTGGTCTGATTCCAGCGTTGCTTTGACGTGGATAAAGTCTTGCCCGTCCAGATGGCAAACTTTCGTGGCTAACCGCGTGAGTCACATTCAGGATATCATCCCTCCAGACTGTTGGCGGCACGTGAGGACTGGTGACAATCCTGCAGATTGTGGATCGCGAGGACTCTTGCCAGATGACCTGGTTCACCACAATAACTGGTGGCAGGGCCCATCTTGGCTAGGTTTGGATAAGGTTGACTGGCCTAAGTCCACGGTGGCAGTGGATCTGGACGTTCTACACGAAGAGCGCAAGGTCACTGTGCTCACTGTCTCAGTGAAAGAATCATGGACAGACAACCTGATGAATAAATTCTCGTCGCTAAGGACACTGCAACGTGTCCTTGCATACTGTCGCAGGTTCGCATATAACGCGAGGAATCAGAAGATGCCCAACAACTTGTTGAGCGGTCCCCTGACACCGCTAGAACTTAAACAGGCCCTCATGTTCCTCGTGTGCCATGTGCAAAAGCACCACTTTGCTTTGGGGATCGAGAAGGTGACAAGTAGTCTTTCGAACTCTCTCCCGAAGGCATTTAAAAAACTGTGCCCATTCCTAGATGACGCGGGTCTCTTGAGGGTGGGCGGACGCTTGTCGCGAGCCTCTCTCGAATTCGATGTTAAACATCCCCTTTTGCTACCTCGCGACAACCGTCTGACCTACCTCTTGATTGACGAATACCACAGGCGGTTTATGCATCCGGGCATCCAAACGCTCCATAATTTGCTGGCGCAGCATTTCTGGATTATGAGTCCTAAGCGGGCTATCTACGCCGTGGTCTCAAAGTGCATGAAATGCTTCCGGGTTCGCCCGCTGGGCGCTCCTGCGCCATTCATGGGAGACCTACCAGCTTATCGCATCACTCAACTAAAGGCTTTTTCGAGCTCAGCGGTCGACTTTGGTGGACCTTTCGATATCGCCCTTGGTCGTGGTCGCGGGAACAAGACGTACAAGGGCTACATCTGCGTCTTCGTTTGCACCGCGACAAAGGCGATACATACTGAGCTGGCTACGGAGTTGTCCTCAGACGCCTTTCTGGCTGCGCTCCGGCGTTTCGTCGCCCGTCGAGGTCGGTGCAGTCGGTTAGTCTCTGACCAAGGCAAAAACTTTGTCGGTGCGAGCAACATCCTCCAACGTCTCGTGGAGGATGCTGCCGCACGCGAAGCAATTCATTTCGAATTTAACCCGCCAGGGAGCCCACATTTCTCGGGACTCGCTGAAGCCGGGATCAAGGCGGTAAAGACACACCTCTCGCGCGTCATAGGGAACCAAAGGCTGACGTACGAGGAGTTTTCGACGGTCTTAACTCAGGTCGAGGCTTTGCTGAACTCAAGGCCACTCACTCCTCTCAGCTCCGACCCTAATGACTTTTCAGCCTTGACTCCGGGTCATTTCTTGACCACAGAACCCCTGTCGGTCGTGCCTGAGGACGATCTGGCAGACGTCCGGGTTGGCCCTCTCCAACGCTGGAAGCTGCTGCAGAAAATGCACCAAGACTTCTGGAGCAAATGGTCTAAGGAGTACATGCATACTCTCCAACAGAGGATGAAGTGGCACGACAAAGAGTCTAACATCCAGGTCGGAGCACTCGTGCTCGTCataaacgagcagacgagcccaATGAAATGGCCCCTGGGTCGCATCGTCGAGACACACCCCGGATCCGATGGAATCTGTCGTGTGGTTTCCGTGCGCACTGCCACAGGGTTGTACAAACGGCCTGTGGTCAAGCTGTGCCCAATGCCGGTGTAG